The sequence CGGGCAGGCCACATGGGCGACGCTCCGCACCCGGGGTTCCACAGCGGCACGCGCGGCACGACCCTCACCGACGCCGCGCAGCGCGCCATGGACGCGGGGGTCGATCGCATGGTGCGCGACGTGGCCGCGCAGATCGGCACGACGGGGCTTCCCGGTGGCTGGATCGTTCTGGTGGGCAATCGGACAGTGGCGCTGGACACGATCAAGCACCTCACCAAGGGCGAGCAGAAGTGTGCGGTGTACGTGCCGGGGTTGGCCGCCGATGCCGCTGAACCGGAGATCGCGCACGCCGCCGCCGAGGGCCGGGCACAACTCCAAACGGCGCACGAGGTCGCGCGAGTGGTCGATCTCATCGAACGGGCGGCGGCCAGCGATCGGGCCGTGCTCGGGTACACGCGCACACTGGAAGCGCTGGCCGCGGGTGCCGCACGCGAGGTGCTGGTGACGGGTGACTTCTTCGCGCGCGAGACCGATCGCGCGGAGGCGCTCATGCTGGCAGTTCTCGCCAACGGCGCGCACCTGGTGGAGGTCGGGGGTGAGGGAGCGGCTCGGCTGGATGCCGAATGCGAAGGGGTCGGGGCGACGCTGCGTTTCCGGACGCAACCGGGACGTGCTACGCTCGAAGAAGGCGCGGTGGTCGCCTGAATCCGATGGGGGCCCGACGTCTCTGTCGGGCGAAGCCCGACGCCAGCGTGGCCGCTGCCCGACTGTGGCCGGGATGATGCGGGCGCATTGTGCGAGCAGGGGAGTCTGTCCTTAAGACGGGGGTATGCATATGTCACGCAACGTCGGGACCGTGGATCGATGGGTGCGCGTTCTGCTTGGACTCGCGCTGCTGTCGGTGCTGTTCGTCGGGCCCAAGTCGATGTGGGGGCTGGTGGGGCTGATCCTGCTCGCCACCGCCGGGGTTTCGTTCTGCCCGCTGTACAGCATGTTCGGCTGGTCCACCTCCGCCACGCCTTCATCGAACACGCCTGGATCGAAGGCGAACGGCTGAGTCGGCTTCCGTGCAGACCACGGCCGCGCCGGACACCCCAGTCCCGCGCGGCCGCGGTCGTTGTGAGCTTACTCCCTGGCGGTGGCGGCGAGCACGCGTTCCACGCGGGCGCGCACTTCAGCGGCGAGCGGCGCCACGGCGGGGTTGCCGGCCAGGCTCAACGCGGCCACAGGATCCATGGCTGCCACGACGGTCCGTCCGGGCTCGTCGGTCGCGTACACCACGACGTTGCACGGGAGCAGCAATCCGATGTCGGGCTCCGCGCTCAGCGCCTGGTGGGCCAGTGGGGGGTTGCAGGCGCCGAGGATCACGTACGGGCGGAAGTCGATCCCGAGCCGATCTTTTAGTGTTTTGGTAACATTGATCTCGGTCAGGACGCCGAATCCCTCCCTGGCGAGTTCGGCGCGCACGCGTTCCACCGCCGCGTCGTACGCGAGCGGTACGGTGACCGAGAGGCCGTAGGGCGTCGTCTGCTGCACCATCGCTGCTCCAGTGTCGGAGTAAGAGGGCCGCGCTGCGGCGCCGGCCCCAATGGCGGGAGAATCCGGCGGTTGCACGGGGCGCCGCTTCGGGCAGTAGCAGGCACTCCCAATGGTCGGCGCGGTTCTAGCCGGTTCCCGGCCCATACGGTACTATAGTGGGTCTGCCGCTGGTCACGCACTCACTGGCGCCCGCCCGTGGGCGTGTGGGCCGCACCTTCAACCTGCCGTCATGGACCTGCGCGACCAACTCCAGACCACGCTGGGTTCGGCCTATACACTCGAGCGCGAGTTGGGCGGCGGTGGGATGTCGCGTGTCTTCGTGGCCGAGGAGACCTCGCTCGAGCGCAAGGTCGTGGTCAAGGTGCTGCCGCCCGAGTTGACCGCCGGCGTCAACGTCGACCGGTTCAAGCGCGAGATCCTGCTCGCCGCCAAGCTGCAGCACCCGCACATCGTGCCGGTGCTGGCCGCCGGCGAAACGAACGGGCTGCCGTACTACACCATGCCGTTCGTCGAGGGTGAATCGTTGCGGGCAGCGCTCGCCAGGGGCGGCGCCCTGTCGATCACCGACGCGATAGGGATTCTGCGCGACGTGGCCAAGGCGCTGGCGTACGCGCACGAGCGCGGGATCGTACATCGCGACATCAAGCCGGAGAACGTGCTGCTCTCCGGCGGTTCCGCCGTGGTCGCCGACTTCGGCATTGCCAAGGCCCTGAGCGCCTCGCGCACCTCGGCACCCAACGCCACGCTCACCCAGGTGGGCACCTCCCTGGGCACGCCGGCGTACATGGCGCCCGAGCAGGCGGCCGCCGACCCGGCCACCGACCACCGCGCCGACCTCTACGCCTTCGGCTGCATGGCGTACGAACTGCTGGCCGGCCGCCCGCCGTTCTCGGGGCGGACCCCGCAGAAGCTATTGGCGGCGCAAATGGGCGAGGCTCCGCAGCCGATCGCCGAGCTGCGCCCCGATACGCCGCCCGACCTCGCGGTGATGGTGATGCGCTGCCTGGCCAAGGACGCCGCCGACCGGCCGCAGAGCGCCGCCGACCTGGTGGGCGTGCTCGACTCGGTGACGAGCGGGGGCGGCCACGCCGCGCTGCCGCCCATCCTGCTGGGGGGCAAGTACGCGCTGTGGCGCGCGCTCGCCCTCTACGCCGCGGCTTTCGTGGTGGTGGCGCTCGTCTCCAAGTCGGCGATCATCGTCATCGGGCTCCCGAGCTGGGTGTTCCCTGGCGCGGTGGCCGTGATGGCGCTGGGCCTGC is a genomic window of Gemmatimonadaceae bacterium containing:
- a CDS encoding DUF2892 domain-containing protein — encoded protein: MSRNVGTVDRWVRVLLGLALLSVLFVGPKSMWGLVGLILLATAGVSFCPLYSMFGWSTSATPSSNTPGSKANG
- a CDS encoding DUF302 domain-containing protein encodes the protein MVQQTTPYGLSVTVPLAYDAAVERVRAELAREGFGVLTEINVTKTLKDRLGIDFRPYVILGACNPPLAHQALSAEPDIGLLLPCNVVVYATDEPGRTVVAAMDPVAALSLAGNPAVAPLAAEVRARVERVLAATARE